The nucleotide sequence GAACTGTTGTAAATCAATTGGGACTTATGttttctctctgtatccctcctttTCTCTTTTCCTAAATTAATAGAAATCCCAGAGCTTGGCGAGTCAGGATGTTTGCGTCTCCTCCTCCTTGCCAGGTACGTTCCAATATGTCCATATATTAGTCAGTATTTATACACAGCATTCCATTGTCTTGATCGCACAATGATTGTATGGTAAAGCATCACCATGGAAAGTCCAGAATCAATGTTCTATAGTCAAAAAGTAATGCTCTTGACTGTATCCAAACCTGCTAACGAAAATACATGTAgcctacagtaaagtacagtaaaatCCTTTTGACATGTCCAGTGGGGGCGTTGCAGTAAACCATAATCAAATAAACAAGCTTCGATCAAAAAGGCAGAAGGCAATGCATTATGCATAATACATGCAAATAGATAAATAGCTGTCAAATCCACCGCATAAGCCTATTATAAAATCAAATCTGAATTGCACATCAGATTCGGTCAGGTAAATATCTAGATTTACACTTACATGGAGAATCAACGACCACAGCAGAATAGTTCGAAACATATACTGGGACCTTTTTATAAACTTGCATTCAAATGTGTTTTTTAGCTGTTGGCTGGTGGTGCCGTGACATCACTTCTGGAGTCTTCAATTTTTTAAATGGCCCCTGCATGTGTTTATGTATGCAACCTCGGACTGATCCTTCTCGTTTATTCCTATAGGCCATTATTTTGATTATTTCCCTCAAGAGATGAATTCCAACGGCAGCTTTCAGCCGCGGGCCTTTCCAGACAGCAGCGTTCAGATGGAAAGCTTCGATAATCAACAATTGATAAGCATGACGATGCCCAACGAGACCTACAGCAGTGGTATTATGTATCCCGCTACTTCAACAAAACTTTGGCCCCAGGAAAATCACTCCCTGAATATGGACTATTGCGTCAATGGCATGGTATGCTTTATTCAAATTCGCTTGCGCAATCACCTGTCTTTGCAATTACCAGCCGTCAGCTGAAATATTTGACAAAGCTCAGGCTGTTTGTTCGTCCGTCCAGAGAGTTGGCTCGGAATAGAACATGGTTTGGTTATACTGTACAACAATATTAATGCACATCTCCTCTGGATTGTTTTTCAGGCTCCCAGCTCACCATCAGGTTCTCTAAATATGTCAAGTCCGGTCGATTACAATAGTTATTCGCCACAGGAGTCTTACTCTTCGTCGTGTTACAACTCTCCGAACAGGATGGACTCGAGTTATGGGTTTGTTCCAGAGCACTACCACTACCAGCACTGTAACCTCCAGCACTGCTACTGCCTGTCCCATTGGTCGGGTACACAGGAGAGCATCTCCACTCCAGAATACGCTATTTATGGCACAACAGACTGTGTACACGCCTCGCCTGTGGATGCCAGCTATTTCAGGCGGGAATTGTCAAGTTCAGAGATGTGTTACCTTTAAAGATACTCTCGGTCTTTGTTTTCTGTgtaaatacagtagaatgtacagtGAAAACAATGTCTGTAACTCGATGTCAAACGGTGGCACTTTGTTTGAAGATGTAGGCCTGCTTTGCATTTCGGAGTGTTTGCTGTCAAAGTTTCCTCGGAGTTTCTGTTTTTGTTATGATTGGAAGAATGCTTTTAGAATTCATGAGTTTGGCTAAATGTTGCAAATGTATGGGCTTAGAGCTATCTAGTTAGTTACTGACTGTGATTTAGATATATACaaacaaaactttttttttacaagaaagtatatatttttttatggatGCATTCATTTAGTAAAATAATTGAAAGGCCTACCCAAAGGCCTACCCCAAGGCCTACCCAAAGGCCT is from Oncorhynchus gorbuscha isolate QuinsamMale2020 ecotype Even-year linkage group LG19, OgorEven_v1.0, whole genome shotgun sequence and encodes:
- the linc.pou2af1 gene encoding colorectal cancer associated 2 isoform X2, whose protein sequence is MKSQSLASQDVCVSSSLPGHYFDYFPQEMNSNGSFQPRAFPDSSVQMESFDNQQLISMTMPNETYSSGIMYPATSTKLWPQENHSLNMDYCVNGMAPSSPSGSLNMSSPVDYNSYSPQESYSSSCYNSPNRMDSSYGFVPEHYHYQHCNLQHCYCLSHWSGTQESISTPEYAIYGTTDCVHASPVDASYFRRELSSSEMCYL
- the linc.pou2af1 gene encoding colorectal cancer associated 2 isoform X1, whose amino-acid sequence is MSDKPKVYQGVRVKTTVKELLQQQRALQTAIKTVRMKSQSLASQDVCVSSSLPGHYFDYFPQEMNSNGSFQPRAFPDSSVQMESFDNQQLISMTMPNETYSSGIMYPATSTKLWPQENHSLNMDYCVNGMAPSSPSGSLNMSSPVDYNSYSPQESYSSSCYNSPNRMDSSYGFVPEHYHYQHCNLQHCYCLSHWSGTQESISTPEYAIYGTTDCVHASPVDASYFRRELSSSEMCYL